The genomic DNA ATTAGCAATTGCCATAATCCTCCATTTACACCCACAGCAACCTACAATAGTAATTCTAAAACATAAGTACCACTTACAAGCACGCTCTAATTCAGTATGAGTGGAAGCACGCAGCCATTTATATATACAGAAATGCGATTACTGAAAGTCGCAAAGGGAATTCAGTAATGTGACTATAATTCAGATGGCAAGTCAACAGTATGAATAGATGCAGAGAACTTCTCAAAGAAAAATCTGGACAAGTTACAAAAGAAAATATGGACGGACAAAAGTTAGATGTCAGTAGTCAGTAGTCCTTGCTGCAACAAGTTACGTTGTTCTACTTTCTAAACCCTAAACAATCCAAATATTTGGGGTGATTTCTTTGCCAGGTTGCCATATGATCATTCCGAACAATGCAGATATAACTCCTGCTTGTTCGATCAATAAGCAACCAAACCACATTGGCCATACTGTTACGAACTACTTGTACAAGCCTGTTCGATCTccacttcatcaaggaagtccaAGGAACCGTAATCATTTTCTGCCTCCAACCTTATACCAGCAGATAGCTCCATCTTTCCTAGGGATCCAAGACCTTTGATCAATGTTGTATATGTTATCTTATCAGGATCACTGTCCCACAATTTCATCAGACGGAAACAATCCAGTGTTAATTGTGTGAACCCAGCATCTAGGAGTGCCTTCAGAAGCAGATTGAAACCTTCAGTGTCTGGCTCCAACTGTTCCCTCTTCAGGTAGGAACAGGCTTTGTCAACCTCAGACCGCAAACCTTTACTTGCAAGCACTGTAACAAGATCTACGTACCACAGCAACCTAGGCTTGTACCAATGCTCCTTCCGAATCTCCTCAAAGACCTATCAGAAATGACAACATTGTGAGAAATGAGAAGCATCTAAGTCTGCATTTATCTGTTCAGGAATAAAACTTGCTTGTCAGCAGTAGCACCATCATCCtaaatgcatatatatatatatatatatatatatatatatatatatatatatatatatatatatatatatatatatatatatatatatatatatatatatatatatatatataaagtgaTACGAATTAAGAAGAGTGGATATTGAGCGAAATAATGCACCACGAAAATGCCATTTACAGAAACTAACAGTGAAAGTGCAACAAGAAGTTAGAAGTAGTTCCTGGTAGTTCTATGAGCTGCCACTAAATTGCCTTCATTCATGCTACTAGATTCTAATTAATCGAAAATAGCAGCCATATTGAAAAAGAAAATACTTAAAGGTTCTTGCTGTAGACTAACATAAGTAATCATATACGTGCTTCACATTTACTGGATTCATAACCTTAAGAAATAGCACCCAAAGCACATCCACTGCATCCAGCAGTTAAAAGGAAATGGCTCAAATCAAAGTGGACAAGAATTTGAACAGGCATGAATCTTGAAGGCCAGATCAGCACATCATGCTATTTCTGAAGGAAGGTAGGAGATTTCAACCAACAATTAAGATTAGACTGAGTTTTCCGTAGatgatagatttttttattcCAAACTGGGACTTTGCCCTGATTTCATTACCACAGTAACGAAATTACAAAGTTCGAGAGATACGAAACTATGACTGTTTAGACAAAGTATTAGCAAACTTGCCGAAGACAGCACAGAGGGCTGCCAACCGGAAGCCACAAGCAACATAAAGAGATCTGAACTGAACGCGACGAGCAAAAGCGAAAACAAAGTCGCTACAACTAGCCAAGACTCCTAACCCTCGTAGATGATAGATTGTTGGATCAGATCAGAAATACTTCACGCACAGGTATCTAATGGACAGTTTATAAATAACAATAGTAGGTGCACATCTGCTGTAGTTCAGAAAGGCTGACAGCTTTTGGGTAAAGCATTGTTCTCAAATTTGTTATCTCCTTGATAAGTTTTACCAATTTGGAGAAGGAACAATTTAGGCCGTCGGCATGGCACAACCCCGTGACAGAAATTCACGATTTTACACATTGGTTGCTAAACTACACGTTAATAGGTAACTGACTAATTGATCAACACAGTTTAGCCAAGAATTTGGCTTACAATGCCCAAACAGCCACCAAGGCGATTACCAATAGGCTCTATTTGATAGGGAAAAAAAGAAGGCTCTGCtactttttttctttaaaaaaaacaatagGCTCTGTTGGTGAAGCAGCAGGCGCACATAGCACGGCGTACCTGGAGGGCCAGTAGTGCCTCGCCCTGCGCGGCGAGCTCGCGGAAGACGGCTACCATGTCGGCCTTGAGGAGGCGCCGCAGCTTGGGCTctaccgcggcggcggaggacgcggcggggccgccgcggagggcggcgcgcTTGAGGGACTGGACGGCCTGGATGGCCTCGGTGCTGAGGTACCGCCCGCGCTGCGTCGGCTTCCGGTTCTTGCTCCGGTCCCGCATCGTgatggtcgcggcggcggcgctcctccggcgagcgccaccgccggccgggaTTAGGCGGAGCGGTGAGCAGGCGGGTGAGGAGAGCATCGCCGCACCGCAGGGCGCTCTGGCCCTCTGCCTCTGGCCGAGTTGGATGGATAGTGGTGTGGGATTGTGACTGTTTTGGGTGGGTTCAGAACTTCACATTTCAGacgttcccaaaaaaaaaaaacttcacatTTCAGACGTTTTGTCTTGCCGAGGGTTCATCTTTTTACATGTCAGTTTGTACTTTGTAGTATGAAGTTCATCTTCTTTTGACTATAGGTAACATGTAAGCAAAATTATAGCGCGCTGATTTCTGAATACAAACTGCATCAGTTACCTAGTTTTCTCTTAGACTAGGAGCAACTTTTGCttcattatatatttatatccGCAAtagtttcaaaaatatatgcgcAAGCTGATGGCTGCACGTGTGTGCGACTTTCAAATGACACGAGATTTTATTGATCAAGACTCCATACCAAATCACATGGCGACATAATTGCCAATCCTTCTTCTCCATACCAATTCACAACGGGTCAACGAGACAGCCGATACGGAGTAGCACTAGTGTATAGGAGTAATCAACAGCTCCCAATTTGCAGCCGGCCGCGTGGCCCACGTCACGCCGCCAACCGGGCGagcgcctcgccggcgcgctcgcCGGTGGACAGCCGGAGCCTCCTGTAGTCGTCGTAGTTGAACTCCCTGTAGCGGCGCGGGTGGTCCGCGTCCACGAACGCCTCCGGCGCGCTCACCCTGTCGTCCTTGGGCGCGAGGAGGAACATGGCGACGGAGATGCGCGGCACCGGCGCGACGCAGCGCACCCGGTGCTTCACGTTGTGCAGCCTCCCGTTGCTCCACGCCTGGGACATCGATCGAGAGGTCAAGGCTCAACAACACCGAGACGGCACGCGGACCTGCCAACAAGTTCATACCGTGCCGACGTCGCCGATGTTGACGAGGAAGGAGCCGGCGACGGGGTCGACGGGCACGTACTCGCCGGTGGCCGGGTCCAGCACCTCGAGGCCGCCGACGCACTCGTCCTCCTGGAGCACGGTGAGGAAGCCCGAGTCCGTGTGGGTCTGCACGCCGGAGGAGCCCACCGTGTCCTGCGTGTAGTTGTACCGGTTGATGCGGAACTGGCACGGCCAGTCCTCGAACGAGTGCTCCGCCAGCCCAAGGCTGGAGGCCAGCTTGCCGGCGACGTCGACGATCACGTCGTGCATCTTCTCCGCGTAGGCCTTGACGGTCTCCCTGCGCGCATGATTTTGCGTTACACGGGGGGCAAATTTCTATATGACGATTACGAGGAAAGAAATGGACGGACCAGAAAAGGCGGAGGCCAACCTgaggtgcggcggcgcgtcgaGGCGCGCGCAGAAGGCGTCGAcgtcggcgggcgcggcggcgtcgaggagcCCGAAGGCCTCGTAGAGCGGGTTGGCGGCGCTGGGCGCGACGTAGCCGCTCCCGGGGATGACGTCGGCGTTGCGGCGCTTGGCGTCGTCGGGGAGGTCGAAgagcgcgcgcacggcggccTTCATCTCGGCCAGGAGACCCCCGGGCACGCCGTGGCCGGTCACGCGGAAGCAGCCCAGCCGCTCGCACGCGGCCCGCAGGCGCGCGGACtcctccggcgccgcgccggccaggcGCAGGTCGATCAACGGGATCTCCACCGCCATCCCCGCTGCCGGAGCCGGTCGGCTCTACTCCCCCGGACCGGACGCACCGCGGGACTGGCTTGGCCTCGCTCGGTGCCGGGCCTGGTGCTGTATTTAGTTTAGAGGCGCGGCTGCGGGGGGGAGCACGGGCGCCGCCGCTTGTCGGGGCGGGCGGCACCGTGAGCCCTGCGGCGCCACGCCACGACCTCCCTGCTCGCTCGCCGGTTTGGTGAGACAGGCGACCGACACACCGCGCGTTCCACGTCAAGGCTTGGCTTTTCTTGCCATCGGATCGCGTAGCCAGCTGATCGGGAAGAAACTGTGAAGCGGCAGCAGGCCAATCAGCAAGTGGAAACTCGTTGGACCGCACGGCACGGTAGCTCTGTAGTACACCTCGAAGAGTCGAAGTGGACGCCACCAATCTTTGCGACACCGGAAGAGAGTCGTTGGCGCACACAATCGGTGGTGGCGGCTGACTGGCAATGGCATCATGTGGCTTGTCTCGTTAGAGGACAGGCGAGGGCATCGATGGCAACCGGGTCGCCGAGTCGGGAGACATCAGGATCGGATAGGGATCGATCCCTGGAAACAGACAAGCGACGAAGGGAGGCATGGAATACAATCCAGGTGCTGTCGTCACTAATGACGTTCATTGACTTGAGCGGGTGAAAATAATGGCCTTGTTTAGAATGCacgctttcaaaaaaaatatctcgcatgcatggagtgctaaataaaatctatttgcaaaacttttcaGAAATgtgtataacttttcgcgacgaatctaatgatggtaattagtcgatgattggctacagtgatgctacagtaaccatcctctaatcacgcggtcaaaggcctcattatattcttcagggttcctagcgcaaggatcctggagttggttttataaattgattttatttgacaccataattagcAGTCAAAGTTTCCTAGCACTTTCTAGCGCgggaaaccaaacaaggccaattaATCCGTAACTGTAAACCTCCCCTGCGCACGTGGTCCCTCCGTATGGCCTATGGGTAAAGGAAGTCGTTTTGAATTTATTTTAAAGCAAATATTTTAAACTTTAActgtaaataatttttttagattgaatttgaaaatataaaaggGATGTAGATAGATTCATATTGAAATGTAGTTTTTAAAAGTATATATATTGactattttataaatttttgtaTCAAAAAGATAGTGATCAAAGATGTTTGAAATGACTTTCTTTACCAACCTGGAGCGAGTAGCTTTAGTTGCCCTGTGGCTAGACCTGATCATGTGCCACCCGACCCAATAAACCCGACCCAACCAGCccgaaaaaacccgacccgacccgatcaAGTGACGGGTCGGGTACGGGCCGAATTTTTTGACCCAAAACTCAAAAAACCCGATAGAACCCGAAAATTACATACAAAAATGCGGGCCAACCCAACCCGATCATGTCACGGGTCAGGCGCGGGCCAACATTTTTTTGACCCAAAACTCGAAGTAACCCAACCCAAATTCGACCCAACCCGATGGATGATGAGGCCTACCCGTGGCACCATCCAATTCCAATCCGTGGTCGGTTTGTCATGCAGGCAGACAGAGGATCTCGAGAAGTCGAAAAGATATCTGTTGCTTTGTGATATGGGAATCTGAAAGCTACTATTACAGTGATAAATCTGAATCAGTGGCAGAGAGATGCTATTGTGCAGAGAGCAGTCAGTGTGGCTACAATTCAGTGGCAGCAGAAGTCGCAAAAGAAATGTCCTTCAAGGCTTCTGGATTGTTAAACGGCAGGAAAATAGTACTGATCACTAGTCACTGCAGCAACAGATTGTGCTGTTCGAATTTCTAAGCGATCCATGTATTCAGGAGCGACTTATTTCCCAGGTTGCCATATGCCACATGATCACTACTAAAGCAAGCAATCAACATTCACCCGTTCTGTTAAGAACTCGTGCAAGCCTCTTGGATCACCACTTCATCAAGGTAGTCCAACGAACTGTGACCATTTTCTGCCTCGAACCTTATATCATCAGCTAGGTCAGTATTTCCTAGGGATTCAAGACCTTTGACAAATGTTCAGTGTGTTATCTTGTTATAGGATCACTGTCCCATAAATTCATGGGATGGAAGTAGTCCATTGCCAAGTGTGTGAACCATGCATCTAGGAGTGCCTTCAGAAGCAGAATGAATCCATCAGCGTCGGACTCCAAATCTTCCCTCTTCCACGTATGAACAGGTTTTGTCGACCTCTGACGGGAAATCTTTGCTTGGAAGCACGGGATCAAGAACTATCAGCAATGGCAACATTGTGAGAGTCATCTCGATCTGCTTTCTCAGCTGTGGACTAGAATATCTGCTTGTCAGCACCATCTGTTACTCCTAAACGCAAAGATCAGTTGAGTAAGGcttttcaggaaaaaaaaatacagaacAGATGAGTAAGAAGGGAGAACATTGATGTGCGGATCCGCCCCTGGTAGCCCCAATATAGCTAATACAGGAAATCATGCTATTACAGACTTACAGTGTTACCGAGGGAAGTTGGGTGAGTAGCTGCAAGAATAGCCTAAGTTTCTTGAGACTATCTATGAGCATGTTCGGCTGGATAGATCTGGCTGGGCTGAGACACCCGATGGCTCCAGCATCCTCAGAAAGTATTATACCTGACTGTAAGCCGGCTAAATGATAAGGTGgaggagagaagagaagagaagcggGCTGTAaccttagagcaagtattatagtaGGCTAAAAGCAGGCTGAATGCttaggtggaggagagagaaaagagagagaagagaagtgGGTTGTTAGCTTACAGTCAGCTTGGACACGAGAACTAAGAAAATTTGTGAGATAGACAAGTGGGCCGTGTATTAATGATGAAGGGTTAAACCACTATACAAGTGGGCTGAGAGATGAGATGCAAATCTTCTTGCGGCCAGCAGCAGACTAAATCATTAGTCTTGCTCTTACAGCCGGCTTGGGTACAAGAACTAAAAAAATCtgtgagagagacaagtggGGCATGTATTAATTGTGAAGAGCTAACTATTATACAGGTGGGCTGAGAGAAGACTGCAAGAATCCTTACAACCAGCTTGTTGGCTTTGCTCTCACACGAAATGAGGAGTGTCGGCGGGTGCTGCCAGGCCTGAATCAGCCGGCCAGCCGGCTAACTTCAGTGCAGCCGAACAAGCATGCCGAGGAAGGTTCATAAGGCCTTCTCCAACGGTGGTATCGATTTCCGAAGAAAACGTCAGCCACGTGCATCGCACCCTGAACTCGTGGGCCTTACAAGCTACTCGTCGAtcataaaaaaaactttattgaAGGGGTCATGGGTCCCATATACAATAAAATAGTCTTTCATCGCCCAATGGATAACAGCCACCTCAATTTCTCTTGAGATAATCTGCTGCATGTAGTTTTTTAATCGGCGGGGAACCGAAACTTACTTTGAATGCggttcttttctctctccacaAAGGTTCGTTTGCTCCAGTCGTGGCACTGGTTTCTCGAAACACCATGTTAGTGTTGGGCTATCCCTCCACATAGAGGAAGATTTGGAGCCCAAGCAAACTCATGAAGACAGCCCACAAGCCCAAGTGCTTGTGCACCATTAATGTAGTGCTTGAATCAATGGTTGAGAATGCTCCTTTAGAGGAAGTGGCAAGCAAGAAAACCCTACCCTCATCTTTCCCAGGTGCGGCCGTCACTTTGGAGTGGTGGAGGTGCAGAACACACAAAACACAactagagagaagagaggaagaaggagaagcaaaTATGTCCAGATTTGgtggaagaaggagaagcaaaTATGTCCAGATTTGGTGGTTGTGAACCGATCTGCTTCAAGCCAGTGATTGGAGGCTCAAACGTGCTTGGATTTGCGCCAAACTTGGTGAGCTCGTTCTACACTTAGGGTACTTCGATCTGGTCAGTTGGTTTGATGATTGGTTAAGCAGAGCATCAGATTTGATAGGGGTTTTTTTAGTTCGCGTGATTGCAGTTTCAGCACAGAGCAGTTTCGGTAGATGATTTGTTTGGGTGGTCAAATGGTGTCCGATTGAGCTGAAATCTTGTCAGTAGTCAGAGGACTCGTATATCTACTTTCCTACCAAAATTTGTGCACAGTGGAGCTGTGGTTTGTGAGATATGAACTGATACCAAAGGGGGACAGAATCTATGACTTCTCTGTTGACATTTGGCATACCTCTTGCTACATAGTTGTGgttgttgttattgttgatGCCAAGTGTATCATGGTGAATGTGTTGCTGCTGGTGTAATCCTCTAGAGGTCCTAGAGAAGAATCCTTGTAACTATTTGTTGATTATAGTGGAAGCTTGGAGTGGACCGATTGGTCCCGTGGGTTTTTACTCCTCACCTTGAGGAGGTTTTCCCTCGTAAATCGATGCATCTCTTGTGCATGTGATTCTTATTCTTCCGCTGCATATCTGTTGGTAGATGTTCTCCTCAATGGTCATCACAAGACGAGGGATTGAATAGTGCATTTGTTAGTGACTTTATTCCAACAGATAGCCGAGGGTGCGGCCACTACAAAAGGACTAAACAGCAAACTTGAGAAAACATCAGTGGTAAGCCTCAGATGCTGACAGATCAAGTTGAAGCCTTATTACGTCTCCTTGCAGCTCAACTATCCTAGCGAGTCTGTGTAAAGTTTGTTTTTCAAAAAGAGTCTGTGTAAAATTCATGCTGTTCCAATTCAAAAAATGCTTATCATCACCTATGTTTTTAAATTAAGTATGTGGTGTAAAATGTAGTAGGTTATTATAAATAGCAGGTAAGCCAAATTACAATATGCTGGATACTTTAATCATCTCCTTTCTATTTAGGAAAAGGCTTCTGTCCGTGTATGAACCATCGAGATCTTTGTGTGTGCACGGCTGCACGTGTTGCCACTTGCAATTTTCAAATGATGTGAAGTGACACAAAAAAAATAGGGAAAGCTATCTTTCACTCGGGTGATTTGAAGCCTTTGCTCACTCGATTTGCTGTGTCGTCCGATCTCATTTTGGTCCAATCTGCACCCTTCGTTTATTTTGGTGCCGTTTGTTATGGTTTACCTCAATGACCTGCGGGCCAATGTTGTCGGCCtgattttttggattttttatcTGCTGCCCTGATATTCTGGCCGCTCTTTCTCTATTCTTCTTTTCAGTTCCATTTCATTTTTGTCTCCTCCCTTGTGAGCTCCGCTCCCTTCCTAGCTCCGCCAGGTGAGGTGATTTTTAGGTTTTCGTCGTCTCCTCCCTGATTCCTTTCGATTTGCTCCCCTATTTGTGGTTTTCGTTGTTGATTTCATTTGTTTGCGATTTTCTCGGTGATTTTTGAACGTGATCCCGTTGCGGCCGCTGCTCTCCCTCcaactgattttttttcctgcgccgccgctgccgtctcCTTCCAGGCCCGGCATTCTCTGCTGAGGCATTGTggtacctctctctctctctctctctctctctctctctctggagcGCGCACGGTGCCGGCAGGCGGCGCACATCGGAGGCCCCGCGTCCGGCCACCGAGGCGGAGGCCGAGGGGATGTTGGGGAGGGAGCGGTGTCGGGcgcagtgctgctgctgctgctcacgtTGGCACTCGCGCCGCTCGTGCTGTACGGGGGCTCCCCCATCTCTcgctctctatctctctctagGTATGTGGCACGGATGCTTTGTTTTTGCCTGTGGATTTGGCTCATTTCATTGTAAATTGTTGGTTGCTAGCGTCCATTTGATTTGATTCTTTTTGTTTCCGAATGCTGTAGGTTTTTGACCTCCCCCCTCTATCTGATTTGCTTGCAGATTTCAGTCATTCCCCTGTTCATGGATTTTCGTGTGTATATTTATTGCTTGCTACTTGTGGATTTTCGTGTGTGTATACAGTTTCAGTGTATTGGTTAATAGTTTACATACTGCAAGTTTAGTAGCCTTTGTATACTGCTAGTcgtctatgttttgatcaccccCTTATTAGTGGAGTTCTCTGTAACTTGTAGAACTTTTTACCTATTTTCTGATTTTAGTCTCTGGTTTTATGTTTGATTTTACAGTAATGAGCTCCACGACACTATTATATTTCTGATTAACTTAGAATATTTTGTAGTCCTTTTTCTTGTAACTGCTTTTCTGTTAGTATAGTACTTTTTACATGTAATCTATACTCTATTGACAGCTTAATTCATACTGTCATTTACATATGTTGTCACTGTAAATTTTATCCGCAGTTGATTTTTGTTGGTCTGTCCATTATGGCTCTTATCTTGATAAGGTATTTTGTTTTCATTATTTGTTTAGTGCTGCTCTACACTCTACTCGTTTGTGCATGCCCTATATATCTAGTCCTGGTTCCTATTCTTATTTTTCTATAATATATACTTGATCATAACTTCTTAATCAATTGTGGATTTTGCGTCAGGTTTATTGTAGACTAaatttttttccctttcctcTTGTCTTGCaggtatatttttattttttatcctTTCCTTTCATATTTACAGTGCAATTTATCCAAAATTACAGTGTTTATAGTACTGTAATTTAAATATATTTGGGTTGTAATTATGTGCTATTGACTTCAAATATCAATGATGGTTTTCATTTAGGCTTTTTTATAAATTGCTTGTTCTATTTCTCATTTTGCCCCCCAACTATTTCATCCCCATTGCATTTTCCTTATTGACATTGCATTTCATTGTAAATTACAGTTTCTATAGTACTGTATGTTTTCCACAATGTGAGTGTAAATTAGCTGCAGTACTTTTCTTATTAAAAGTGTACGGATAAAAATCAggattccatttttcttttgttttccatCTTGTTAAGTCAATATTATTGTAACTGACAGTGCATTACATTTGTCAATTACAGTGTTCATAGCACTGTAACATATATATTTTTGGATTGTACAATTTGCTTGAATATTTGATTTGTCAATTTTCTTTTTGGCATTTGTTGGGTTACTCAGGCACcccaaaaaattctgaaattttgagTTCCATAGAATAACTTTGtaatattttgaaattttggtttTTGGAATTTTGTATCTAGCATTTGTCGGGTTACTCACTGTCTCCCTAAAATGTCTGAAATTTTGTATTCCATAGAACATTTCTgtataattttaattttttaattctgtataattttaattttttaaatatttttcttcttctttttgtttttggttATATGTTTTTAGTActctttttggattttttttgtggCAATTGATGTCTGATCTGATGGTTACAAATTTTAGGTGAGCAAGCCTTTTGTTTCACTCGATTTTTTTGGATACTTGCTTTGGGTGAAACAAAGAACAAAATTACCCGAGTGTTGGAACCCGTCAAATCACTTGAGTTAGGCATAGACGGACCGAAAAAAATTATTGATCGGAATTGAATAGCTAGCAATTCATCGCAATTCACATAGCTCAAAGCCTCAAAGTCATCGTTCGCCCCAAATTAACGCTCCGGATCAGCCGCTGCACCACGCGGCCACGTTACGCCTCCAACCGTGCGAGCGCCTCGCCGGCGTGCTCGCCGGTGGACAGCCGGAGGCCCCGGTAGTCGCCGTAGTTGAACTCCTTGTACCGGCGCGGGTGGTCCGCATCCACGAACGGCTCCGGCGCGCTCACGCGGCCGTCCTTGGGCCCGAGCAGGAACATGGCGATGGAGATGCGCGGCACCGGCGCGACGCACCGCACCCGGTGCTTGACGTTGTGCAGCCTCCCGTTGCTCCACACCTGGAAACGCACGGCATCGATGGAGATCGAGACGGGGTGATCATCAAAGACCTCAGGAACACCGAGACGTACTGCCCGGATCTGTCGGGAGGGGTACCTACCGTGCCGATGTCCCCGATGTTGATGAGGAAGGAGCCGGCGACAGGGTCCACCGGCACGAACTCGCCGGTGGCCGGGTCCGACACCTCGAGGCCGCCGACGCACTCGTCCTCCTGGAGCACGGTGAGGAAGCTCGAGTCCGTGTGGATCTGCACGCCGGAGGAGCCCACCGTGCCCTGCGTGTAGTTGTACCTGTTGATCCGGAACTGGCACGGCCAGTCCCTGAACGAGTGCTCCTCCAGCCCCAGGCTCGAGGCCAGCACGCCGGCGACGCCGACGATCACGTCGTGCATCTTCTCCGCGTAGGCCTTAACGGTCTCCCTGCGAGCAACATGATTTGCGTTACTcgggaaagaaaaaaaggcGCGAATTCTATTCAGAGGACGACCAACCTGACGTGCGGCGGCGCGTCGAGGCGCGCGCAGAAGGCGTCGAcgtcggcgggcgcggcggcgtcgaggagcCCGAAGGCCTCGTAGAGCGGGTTGGTGGCGCTGGGCGGGACGTACCCGCTGCCGGGGATGACGTCGGTGTTGCGGCGCTTGGCGTCGTCGGGGAGGTCGAAGAGCGCGCGCACGGCGACCTTCATCTCGGCCAGGAGCCCCCGCGGCACGCCGTGGCCGGTCACGCGGAAGCAGCCCAGCCGCTCGCACGCGGCCCGCAGGCGCGCGGCTtcctccggcgccgcgccggcgaggcgcaGGTCTATCACCGGGACCTCCGCCGCCATCCCACTGCCGAGGCCGTCGTCGTCTCTAGTCTCCCGGACACGCCGCCCGGGTTCGCTTGCTGCTGCTGTATGTATAGCGCCGCCGGTGTGGTGAGATCGACAAGCGGCCGACACGCCGCTGCGTTCACGTCACGGGAGGCTTTTGTTGCCAtcggggtgtgtttagatgccccCAAAACCCCCCAAAAtcaaaattttccatcacatcgaaacattaaatataacaaatgacccatacatggagtattaaatgtaggtaaataaaaaaactaattgcatagttttgatgtacgttgcgagacgaatcttttgagcctagttaggtcataataggacaatatttaccacaaaca from Panicum virgatum strain AP13 chromosome 7N, P.virgatum_v5, whole genome shotgun sequence includes the following:
- the LOC120682217 gene encoding protein THYLAKOID ASSEMBLY 8, chloroplastic-like, with protein sequence MLSSPACSPLRLIPAGGGARRRSAAAATITMRDRSKNRKPTQRGRYLSTEAIQAVQSLKRAALRGGPAASSAAAVEPKLRRLLKADMVAVFRELAAQGEALLALQVFEEIRKEHWYKPRLLWYVDLVTVLASKGLRSEVDKACSYLKREQLEPDTEGFNLLLKALLDAGFTQLTLDCFRLMKLWDSDPDKITYTTLIKGLGSLGKMELSAGIRLEAENDYGSLDFLDEVEIEQACTSSS
- the LOC120682216 gene encoding 2-oxoglutarate-dependent dioxygenase DAO-like, producing MAAEVPVIDLRLAGAAPEEAARLRAACERLGCFRVTGHGVPRGLLAEMKVAVRALFDLPDDAKRRNTDVIPGSGYVPPSATNPLYEAFGLLDAAAPADVDAFCARLDAPPHVRETVKAYAEKMHDVIVGVAGVLASSLGLEEHSFRDWPCQFRINRYNYTQGTVGSSGVQIHTDSSFLTVLQEDECVGGLEVSDPATGEFVPVDPVAGSFLINIGDIGTVWSNGRLHNVKHRVRCVAPVPRISIAMFLLGPKDGRVSAPEPFVDADHPRRYKEFNYGDYRGLRLSTGEHAGEALARLEA
- the LOC120682215 gene encoding 2-oxoglutarate-dependent dioxygenase DAO-like — encoded protein: MAVEIPLIDLRLAGAAPEESARLRAACERLGCFRVTGHGVPGGLLAEMKAAVRALFDLPDDAKRRNADVIPGSGYVAPSAANPLYEAFGLLDAAAPADVDAFCARLDAPPHLRETVKAYAEKMHDVIVDVAGKLASSLGLAEHSFEDWPCQFRINRYNYTQDTVGSSGVQTHTDSGFLTVLQEDECVGGLEVLDPATGEYVPVDPVAGSFLVNIGDVGTAWSNGRLHNVKHRVRCVAPVPRISVAMFLLAPKDDRVSAPEAFVDADHPRRYREFNYDDYRRLRLSTGERAGEALARLAA